Genomic DNA from Niallia circulans:
ATTGTCTGATCTCTCTTTAACAGCTTTTACAAACAAATATAAGAAACTTGTAGAACAGGAACTGAAACACAGTGTATCACAGCTGGCAGCACCAGAAATTATCTTGGACTCGATGCATTATTCACTTTCTGCTGGAGGAAAAAGAATTCGTCCATTGCTAACCTTTGCGACAATGTCTGCATTCGGAAAAGATCCGGAAACGGGTATGCTTCCTGCAGCAGCAATTGAAATGATACATACGTATTCATTAATTCACGATGATTTACCAAGCATGGATGATGATGATTTGCGAAGAGGCATACCAACAAATCATAAGGTTTACGGAGAAGCAATTGCTATATTAGCTGGTGATGCGCTTTTAACATATGCTTTTCAGCTAGTGACCGCAATGAAATTTGATGCTGAAACAAAAATAAAAGTGCTTGAAATTATCGCTAAAGCTGCAGGTGCAGAAGGCATGGTTGGCGGACAGGTTGGAGATATAGAAGGTGAAGGGAAAAAACTTTCTAAAGAAGACCTTGAATATATTCACGTTCACAAA
This window encodes:
- a CDS encoding polyprenyl synthetase family protein; its protein translation is MSDLSLTAFTNKYKKLVEQELKHSVSQLAAPEIILDSMHYSLSAGGKRIRPLLTFATMSAFGKDPETGMLPAAAIEMIHTYSLIHDDLPSMDDDDLRRGIPTNHKVYGEAIAILAGDALLTYAFQLVTAMKFDAETKIKVLEIIAKAAGAEGMVGGQVGDIEGEGKKLSKEDLEYIHVHKTGKMLEASILVGAVLAGADKEQMELLTSFAYHLGLAFQIRDDILDVEGDEELIGKPLGSDVHNHKSTYPALLTMDGAKKELTYHIDAAKEKLKELSLKTGLLEEMTELVGNRNS